Proteins encoded by one window of Cloeon dipterum chromosome 4, ieCloDipt1.1, whole genome shotgun sequence:
- the LOC135944770 gene encoding LOW QUALITY PROTEIN: ropporin-1-like protein (The sequence of the model RefSeq protein was modified relative to this genomic sequence to represent the inferred CDS: deleted 2 bases in 1 codon): protein MWDYKFARDNPIYFSHLFVAYSKEMVLSEEEASARTRGFPRLKTQEEEEQLAAQRLAVPSPLPRILKEFTKAAIRTQPYDLLRWSAAYFAALATGLEPPVKERLEFPPLEAPGGLTPGYLRVLHRQQGDAPFVQYEQLLKRWKGLCLGVEALDTIWSLVATEEQHEVPWLHIVSAGSGLISQSPLQTMVLVCETLTTEPEGASACVSMTTFEPLYLHVSQLDHPGLPGIGPAVGIDVTGPLLEHLRAVAAEQGGNVTPRNLAHFNCPKLY, encoded by the exons ATGTGGGATTACAAGTTTGCC AGAGACAACCCCATCTACTTTTCCCACTTATTTGTTGCGTACTCAAAG GAAATGGTGCTGTCCGAAGAGGAGGCGAGCGCCAGGACGCGCGGCTTTCCACGGCTGAAGACccaggaggaggaggagcagTTGGCGGCGCAGCGGCTGGCGGTGCCGTCGCCCCTGCCGCGCATCCTCAAGGAGTTCACGAAGGCGGCCATCAGGACGCAGCCGTACGACCTGCTGCGCTGGTCGGCCGCCTACTTCGCGGCGCTGGCCACCGGCCTCGAGCCGCCGGTCAAGGAGCGCCTCGAGTTTCCGCCGCTGGAGGCGCCCGGAGGCCTCACCCCCGGCTACCTGCGGGTGCTGCACCGCCAGCAGGGCGACGCGCCCTTCGTGCAGTACGAGCAGCTGTTGAAGCGCTGGAAGGGCCTGTGCCTGGGGGTCGAAGCCCTCGATACCATTTGGAGCCTCGTCGCCACTGAAGAGCAGCACGAGGTTCCGTGGCTGCACATCGTCTCGGCCGGCAGCGGACTCATTTCTCAG TCTCCGCTGCAAACGATGGTGCTGGTGTGCGAAACCCTGACAACCGAGCCGGAAGGAGCCTCGGCGTGCGTTTCGATGACCACATTCGAGCCGCTCTACCTGCACGTGTCCCAGCTGGACCACCCTGGGCTGCCAGGGATTGGACCTGCAGTCGGCATTGACGTCACCGGGCCCCTCCTCGAGCACCTCAGGGCCGTGGCCGCCGAGCAGGGAGGAAACGTCACTCCGAGGAATCTGGCTCACTTCAACTGCCCGAAGCTGTACTAA